The window ATGTATAATGCCTTGTTGCTATCTTGGAATTGTGTTCAGAAGACATTATGtgaacaagacatgacttactctgttccgTGGCAACATCGACACAGTGTTCATTCTTCCTTGTTTTGTCtaccggcggaatagcatcccttttcaaaatatgtttacaccgtactttcaagccaaatgcttcttgtaaaggtgttccttcgaagAAGTCACCAGTGAAATGATCAcggcaaagaacagaacttgaggtgggcgtccatctgtctctcgttctctgcactcgCTTCGTCCATTCTTAaaccttttggaaaagaaaacaatctTACGGTATCGCTCGGATattatgaacatccagcagcaacacaatatTTTAGCATGACTagtgttttgatgaaaaatttACTGAACCAAGTCTGCGAGCTACTTCGAGAAGCATTAGCGGTGGTAGTGTTCCTGGACAGTTTTTTtcctggacagcgtacttcctgccgtggctattgtctcatcaatgtaatgtgtTGGCAGCTTAATGACACCATGTCAGGATGGCTGTAAATTAGACTGACTTTTTATGTTAAATAGACACAGACCACGATGCCTTACAGGCAGATGCTCAAAACAGAGCATGAACAGTTCAACACTTCCTCGTTCTTTTTTCTAGACTTATTTTCGAAAAGCTCGCTCTAACCCAACATAGAGAACGTCACTGCCCTCTATAGCCCTCACCtataaacagcagctcagacaCAATATACtatactgacacccagtgaccagtgtagaatacaataTCACGTcattaaatgcatataaagaGAGAAACAGTGCGAAACAGAAACAGTGAGAAACATTTACTGCTGCGCCaattctttattctttttttttttttttttatctgtgatTTTGCTACAGCTCAGATAATTTTTTGTAGCTCTCACCATTCAGTATTTTGTAGGCATTTAAACATTCTAATAATTTTCTTTAGCTTTGTACCATGTTCTGAGAAGATCCACTCTGCTGTCACCGAGATGGCCTCACTCTTCCCCAAAGTAAGTCCACTTCTCGTTTTGTTTCTTCGCCTTTCTAAGCCGGGCATACACTGTCAAATCGGCTAATTCACTTTTGGTCGGATTTCAAGCTGTCAGATGTCGAAGATGTAGCGCATACAGATGGAAACAAGGAGCACAAGGCACATACTGAGCAGGAATACTATTGCAAccacacatcatcagtagggtgaCGACAGCCCCTACTGAATTTACGGcgtgtttttaaatgttctgcaccacagagccgcgtttgtcaaaattgtcccccagccgtgggagtggccggagagtgaccacccCTAGCcatcccgtagctccgccaccaCTGCGCCTGACATTTGGTTTGCAGCACATGAGGCATCTTCTCTGCTCcaactcttgccacatccagtgtggcggcgacgttgacgtacagcTCCGcgctcaccattagcggtgttcTGACAACCCACCACATCCTGCCGCCCTGAACACGCTTAGGCAAAAGTTGGCTCAAGTACAGTATCTGCTGCGTGTTGACTGTTATGGGGACAGCAGTGTTGCTTGAAAGGGCCATATTGGCATTCATTATAGGAtaaaaacgataccgatattacatttttatgctaatattgggccgataatatcagtgggccgatattatcagacatccctagttatttGTTTAAATTTCAACTTTCGTTATGTTATCTACTCTCCTGATGACAGCCTGCTCGGTGCCTGTTAACTAGTGTGGCAGAACCCGTGTGTGATGTCACcatttacacctttttttcaCCTTTAGGGGGTGTAccaatgaataaaaatataacatattgGCTCCGCTGGCCACTTTCACATATTTTTCCACGTATGTGCATTTTGATTCAACAGccagcaaaatgtctttttcttgGCTAGTTTTGAGTGTGGGCAACAGTTTGAAACACGTGGTgccgccacctacaggactcaTGTGGAACAGCAAGACTGTGAGTTCGTGTTTAAAAGCAACACTTGTACAGTGTATGCCTGGCTTTTATTCTCTCTATATTCAGTTCTTTACCTCCTTCACCTTCTTCCAAATGGTTTAAAGCTTGGatggtcttcccatctccataGCGCCCGGCCCTGGATGCAGTCCACTGCTCGCTCCGCCTGTTGGCCTCCAGTGCCTCGCGGTTACAGGTGGAGTGCCGTAAAGCGGCGCCCACGGAACCGGGCGCACCTGCGGTGGACTACCAGCTCCTCACTCAGCAGGTCATCCAGTGCGCCTACGACATAGCCAAGGCTGCCAAGCAACTGGTCACCATCACCACTCGTGAGAAGAAGCAGTGACTGTGTAAACGCACGGCAAGACGCTGAGGGAAGAGCTAAGACGGGACAGAAGAGGTCAAACATGATCGTACCATAGGGGGAGGAGGAGTGACCAAGGGAGTGATGGGTGCTGTAAGGAAAGAATAGTTTGGACTATGCATGGGACGGGAGCGTTGATGATGGAATGAGCACAGAGAAAGATCCAAAGTGGGAACTACAGCCTGCAGAATCAGATGTGTAAGATAAATGGCTTTACGCGTGACGCAAACAAGAAAGCGTGGTGGTGGTGTACAGTACAGTGAATTGCACCCTGATGCCACCTTATTTATTCTCCCCCGTCGCTCGTCATCCCCCCCCCCTTCAGCCAACAACTGGACCAACAAACAAAGAACAACAACTGTGACAGCTCATTTTTATCTTAGTGTGGACGAGGGCCTTGCCACTCTTCTTCTCTGGTTTGCTTTTGTAGAAGGGCTCCAGACTGTTGTTGGAGGTCCACAGCATGTTCTGTCcggcatgtttttttctttccccctgCCTCCCCTCCTTTGAACGTGCAGATTTGGGATGAGTCTGCATATCTGAAAACTTACAAAACAACACTTAACACTggaataattgtgatttttaattattttttttttatcatgtctattgttttttgtaatgatATTTTACTGACTTATCTTGATTTAATTGTTTCTATATGTTTATGTCATTGTCTGACTTATATTTCTCATGTAGTGGCACAGGGAGACAGTGTTTACTGGGATTTAAGTTAAACCCAACCTGTGAACGGTCCTGAGAGTTTCTCAAGCCtttctttcacttttacacGCAATGGCCGAGGGGTTCGTCTGGTGCCAAAAAGACCAAAAACCCCTTGACCTTGAtcacaattttaaatgaaacctcaTCTGTCACctaatgcttttatttatttttttgtttttttaaaacttgccTCATTTAACCGAGCCAGTGGAATCATCTCAGAATTAGCCATTGTGGAATGATGCAGCTCATCAGCCCATAACACAAGCGACACACTTTTCATCATATGTATGGcatttgttcatttgtcatGATGACATCTGTAGACAGCCTGGCGAGCATGATCAAgcccatgttttgtttttttgttctctttttcATGGAGTCTATGTCACGGCCTGCTGATTTGGTCCTCATGTCATGTCCCTCTCAGTCTCAAATGCATAGAAAGACACTTGGTCAAAGCTGGTTGAATAGTGCCAAAGACAGAGTGCAGATGGGCATCGAACAAGCCCTCTTTTTGTTTAAACTCATCCGCTGCTTTCTCATACTCAAAAATCAGTTAGACCTccctggtgtttttttttttttgtcttataaaaTTTTTTAGCCTTGCAAAATCCCAAGCACTTTGAAGAGATGGACCATCTTCAGCACTTCTCTGGCCATTTCCgtgatgttttttggttttttgctCGTTCAAAACAAAACCATGCTCTCAAAAAAGCAACTGCAATGTATCATTGCTTGATATTGAATGCCTTTGCACATGATTCTCTCCTGTTTGACTGGCTGCAATGGTCTGCTGAAACAAAAAATACTTCCAACTTCATCATCataatgaatatatattttcatgctatattttatattaaactACATGTTAGGGCTGTGTCTGTGAGATATTTACGTGTACTTGTTGGCCCAAGTGAGCATCAGGCTGAGTTCTATTCACCGAGCATCCAGTTCAGTTAGGCCTTGAGAGAGTGCTTACACGGCGGCATTGCTCTACTACAAGTTTGATCTAGCAAGTAGGTCGTGCTGTTAGTtgcactattttattttatttttttctaagcACCAGCGGGATGAAGTAGcatcttctctacagtgtgtaCTACACTCTCCTAAAGGTCATAGTTCAAGTGCATTAGGCGCTGGATGCAAGGGCTGCCACAAGAGGCAGTGTGAAACTTGGGTTCAGCATTGCAGTCATCTCAAAATGGCGGTGGGAGGGGTCCAGTGCACACGACCCCTCTCCACTCAAGTTTAGTGGACCCCGAGTAGGGTGTCACTTGTGTGAATGTTAACTGCTTCAGTCTCATCATgcccaaaacttttttttttactgtctcCATTTTACACTAATGTCATCGGCTGGACCAAGCCTTCCATAAGCCAGTGATTTGTTTGACTCCACCCACATTCTCAACCACTGGTGGTGCACTGTGGCCTGTTACGTTGCTGTCCTTACGTTTCTCCTGCAGCCCTACTTTTTGGGAGATGGGTGATGGGAGATaccttttaacaaaaaaacactaaaaactgTAAAGTAGAGACAGAGAACAATGACTTGAAAAGGTCACTTGTAATGGAAACTCATAAGCtgtacatttgtaataaaataataaaaacaagttaatTGTCTGTGGTTGGGTTGGTTTCTTTTCTCTGTTATGCAAGGCGTGTTTGTTTCGAATGCAAATTCTGGTGGTTCTAGTAACATACAGTAATTAAGATAATTGTTGTCCAGTGTTCTCTGAAGTGGACATGAGGACTTGCTGGTACAACTATTACCAGTACTCCTATACATCTGGTTCTCGGGAGGTTAAATGTGTCCTACTTTCCTTGCGCTTGACTTTTATTAAGTAGTAAACTGTGGGTGTCGTGACTTTCCCAGGATGCCCCAAAATGGCAGCGTATCCGGTAAGATGTCGAGGAGCTTGCCAATTCCCAAAGGCGTATTTTTGCGACTAAAGGTAATTTTAAACCTATTTAACAATTCCAGTGCTTTAATAGGTTGTCAAAATTTACAATTCGACTGTTGTTACGATATTTCCTGAATGGATTCATATCAAACAAGCCAGGAATACATCATTGTGGCATCAGGCTATTAGCTGAAAAGTaacccttttttttaaccctttcgttcgtcatttctatgcattctGCCTGTCAaactaaaactataaaaacgtgttttgtgtcaacattttgggttttctggaacagattaattggatttaccttACTTCTTATGGgcaaaatgtattcggttagcgtccattTAAGTTAGAGCCAGACATTCTGGAACGAATTTGTGATGCTGTGTTTTAGAGGGTTAATGTAACTTGTTTAGCATGTCTGAACTCAAGATATTACACTTTTGCTTTGTTACCGACAAcagaaagctaagatgtggatgttttgccCAAATAGCGTCACATATTTTGACCTACATTACTTTTAATTCTCACTTATTTTTGTACAAGCAACAAATATTGAATGgtgtttttctaaaatattaCCTACAGTATAAATTCACACCGGCAGGACTAATTTTTTGCCGCGGTTATTAtttgcaacattttattttatatattgacTGTCATTTATGTTGCATATTGTTCTTAGTTATAGTATCTGATTAATGGCAGTGACATTTTTGGGGCGGATGGAGAGATTGTACGATCTAATGCCTTATGATCACATGACCCCTCCATGATACCATACGTTTCATTGATAGCAGGCATACATTGACTGCATCAATGAAAATATTAATTGATTCTTAGAACATTTGATTGTAATATTTATTGATTCTTTAACAAAATATAGAACATTTGACtagaaataataatgtaaatttaACAAGTATTTGCAAAGTTGACGCTGTAAGTGATGCATTTGTAGAAGTAATCAGTCCATCAACGTGGGCCTGTGATAGAACAAGGAGAGGATTTGAGAGAAGAATCTGTGAATCCTCCTCAAGATGCTCCTGTTGTATCCATTTGAGATCTGCTGTTCATCAGGcaagatgtttttgtgtgtcagCTGGCTCCTGTTGGCCAGGTGAGCGATTGTGATGAAAGGACACTGATGAAAGATTGCTGTTGAGATCTGAAAATAGTCCTCAAGATGTTCTTTTTGGATCCACTGCCACCCTTTCGATGTGAGGCAAAGATCTGCTCTACATCAAACAATGTGGTGTCTTTGTGTGTCACCAGACTCCTGCTGGCAGGGTTGGCATGGTGTGCCGTTGTGATGAAAGGATGCTGCAAGGCTTCTGCGGCAGAGATTCTCTGAAGCCCGTCCACGTGCAGCATGCGTTTCAGCAGGTCAATGAAAGCTTTCCTTTCCTCAAGCTCACCCACTGTGCTCTTTCCCTCATGGGGGGGGGGACgaagcgagcgacactgtctgtgagcgcgcaccactTTGCGCTGTTTCGTTTTATATTTACTTCGCCAACCAAACGCCTTAataagtgttgactgtcgggacgaaggctctgctgcacatccacaccggagctgtggcatttggcttacaAACTATCGTTTTTGTACCTTTTGACACATGGAGAGTAAACCCTttcgtcatccagcctgtgtggtacagcaAAACGAGGAAAAGGAACAGGCTTATATGCACATGCCAATTTATCAACGCCGTCTAAATTATCgacctcattttttttaatcgttcgattaTGATCAggatcgtgacaggcctaatgagAGATGTcacttgaaacaaaggagaggattatccaacttcttaaagaaggtaaatcatcacgcaatgttgcaaaagatgttggttgttcacagtcagctgtgtgtAAAATCTGTACCAAGTACAAACAGCATGGGGAGGTTGTTAAAGGCAGGCATACtggtagaccaaggaagacatcaaagcgtcaagacagaaaacttcaagcaatatgtcttgaaaacagaaaatgcacagcaaaacacgtGAGGAACAAATTGGAGGAAAATGCAGTCAACGTCTGTAaccgaactgtaagaaagcGGCTacaggaaatgggatttacacacagaaaagctaacacctaaacagaaaaaaaaacaaggttacaaagAGGTAAGGAAACGCAgtcgtggactgtggatgactgaatgaaagtcatattcagtgatgaatcacaagtctgcattgggcaagttgatgatgctggaacttttgtttggtgccgttccaatgagatttatgaagacgactgcctgaagaaaacatggtGGCATTGGTCATTGGTGGCATGGGGCTGCATGTCGGGTACAAAAGCACTGGGCAGATGGCTGTCATCTCTACGTCTTCAATAAAAGCATAAGTTTACTTTGAcgttttggacacttttctcaTCCCATCCATTGAAAGGatgtttggggatgatgaaatcatttttcaagatgataatgcatcttgccatagagcaaaaactgtgaaaacattccttggAGAAAGACACATgaggtcaatgtcatggcctgcaaatagtccagatctcaatccaattgaaaatctgtggtgaaAGTTGAATTAAATGGTCCATGACAAGGCTCCAGCCTACAAAGCTGATGTGGCCACAGCAATcagtcactcattaagtccatgcctcagAGACTGCAAGCTGTTGTAAAACttagaggtggtgcaacaaagtacgattggtgtgttgaagtgttcttttttttgtttttcatgattccatcatgctttcctcagaattgagtgattccataattttttccctctctttggtctaaaaaagtaacagtTACTAACTACCACTATTTTGTTTCTTAAAGCCGCTTGAAATGACTTtcgttttgtgtcatgtctgtgatctgttttttttttgtacaaaatgaaacaacTGAATGATCATCCTGCGAGACCGGTGATTCCATCATTTAGAATGTAAAACCTCCTTCTGATTTCAGCAAGTCCACAAACAAAGCAAGAATTCCTCAATATGTCTACATGTGTTCTTCCGAGCTGGAGCTACTTGGTAAGAGAGCACATTCCTGTCTTCTGCCTCTCTTCCGCCTCCTCTTTGCAATTTGCAGCCTCCTACGAATAACATCTATAAGACACAATCACAAAAATAACATACGTTAAGACAATTTCTTACCCCTGTAACGTGCATCTAAAACAGTGACACCTCTGTTAAAATACAAGGATTTGTGATGTTTAAAAGAGATGACTCTATGCTCCAAGCTCTCAACACTATAAGATACTAGTGTGAAAATGCTAATACAGGATAAAAGGGCTTTTTAATGTGCACAAACCTGCCACGCTGTCATAGTCCTGCCGTGCGTCGTGCCAGTAGAGACTAGGCATGGTCCTCCAGTGGCGGTAAAGGCGCGTGTGCAGCACCGACAGCGTGAGGAGAACAAGCAAGAAGCCCAGTGCCGCTGCAGCCCACACCGCCTCGTCTGACCTGGGGGTCCTCGGCAACCCGTTGCTCACAAGCGTGGCTCGGCCCTCAGGGTCCTTACTGCAATCACACAGTTGGTTCTCCACGCAGCTACCACAGTCATGGGTGTTAGGCAGATAATTTACTGCCGCTGCTGTGGAATGTTCTGAGGGTGGAGACTCATCTTGCCCTTTTAATGAGTGTCTGTCACCTTTCTCCAGCTGTCTCTCTCTTACATCTACTACTTGATTATCCAACATCTGTGCAGTGGAACCATATTTGGCGGGCTCTCTTTGCTCCAATGAGCCTTTAACTTGAGAGCTGGCACCGTCTTCAAGCCAGTCTCTCTGAGTCTCAGGAACCCCAAGTAGTGTCTTATGTGTAGCCCCTAACATGTTAGACGTTAAACGGTTTGGGGGCCAGGCTGAGAAACCCTGATTTTGGATCATGGTCAGAGATGTCGCTGTCCTCAGGTGAAGGGGATCTGAGTGAGCCACATGCCCTGGAGAAGCTGTTGGAGGTCCATGTGTGTTGTTGTGGTCTGAAGTGTTCTCAGGCTTATTGATGATGTTTTTTAGTTTCGGCTTTGTCAAAACACTGGATGCCTGAGCTGAACTGTTGGATTGTATGGTCCTCATTGCAACGTTGTTCTGTTTGGGCCGCATAGCAGCTCTTTTCTGCCGCTTTCTTGATTCACGTCGCCGTTCTTCCCCATTTCTGTCCTTCAGGGTGGAATCTTTCTCCGCCTCGAGCCACAATGAGATGATCCGCTCACAGCATTGCCTCAGAGACTCCTAGGAATTTGGATGAACAGCTGCTTAGAAACGTCTACCTGAGGTATTTTTATCCTTCTGAGACTGACATACACAATGAGTGTGCATAAATGGACAGACGGATGTTCgtactatacagtaatcccttgactgtgataagtgaatttctgcaaagtaggattccttctttagaaatggaatactttcatagttatggcatagaaaacctgtttacaatcttctacatatgttttttaacattattagagccctctagacatgaaaaaacacccatttagtcacctttgcactcccattacccaatatagtagatgtggtcagagaaaataaaccatttaagacataaataaaacttgtgcttgtgtgggtcgcagtaaatgtgttccagtgctagtagaggagcagaatgggtggacaggaagtgatgtcgtgggttatggccgcaacagtatcccgtgttattgttgttatgctgttattattattgtttattattgtgacttTTGATTTCAATCTGGGGAGCAGTAACATTTGTCCCAATTTTAGAAGTTTAACGACGCATCTGACGAGGCGAACGATGTCTTTTAGAactgtgaacaagcttacttcTTCtcaagtgttccagcaaaagccttcatacaacgagcgggcataatatgaataaatatataacaaacaccAGAAATTCACAGAGAAGTGGAGCATAATGCGTTGTAGTGAAGCAGTAGTTTGGGGAGGGACTGTCAGGATCTGACATCACTTGCTGCGCCTCCTCCAGACACAGAAGTAGTGACggaaattatgaaaaaataatacattcgaGTACACGTCTATCACAGGAAACATGCCttccaatgttatttttcacagtgGAAATAAccagattaacatgtgttttgatgTCAGGAGCACGAGGAAAAAGAAACCACTCAATTTATTCACTTGAACATTTGACGTCATCATCCCGACCAAATCCTTTTTAGTTTAAACTCATACCTTAGGCTCTGTCTGGCCTTCCTCTCCATGTGTGTGCTTCTGTCTCTGCTGGTCTGATGACTGGGTCAGCAGCAGGTTGTACTTTCCACGGATCCGTTCACTTGTGGTCGTCGTGCTCTGCAGCCAATGACAAACATCTGACGATGCTGCGGTGGACAGCTCCAACGTCTGCCCCCAAGACACCAAAGCTATTGGCTAAACACATAGACAAAATGTCATATACTCGCATTAGTGCTTCCTATGGATCTAGAAAAGCCACTGCAACTCTAATATATTATCTACTCGTGCAAGAGCATGACCTCTACAGTAATCAGTAATGTGTTGACAAAATTCCAAAGGCATTACATAATCCAAACTAGTACTGTAAATTGTAGCTTGTCTGTGAGTAAAATGTGCTCCTTCCTTGTTGTGTTGACAGCAGTGAGGTGTTTGCTAACCTTAGATTTACTGAGCTGTGGATGTGGGCTGATGATGTAGTCAGGCAGACAGGAGGTGGCCAGGACGGACACAAGGAGCCGCTCACTGACAGCAGCACAGGGATGGTAGAGCAATACAGCCGCTCCATGCTGGtaacacacaacaaacacaaccaaaaaaggaacattactgacaatgGTATGATGTGTAAAATATCCACCTATCATAATCCGTTGGCTAGAGCAAGAACTCATTTGAAAAATAGCGCTGATGTGTCTCAGATCAAAGGTCAGGGACGCTTTCAAAGCAAGAATCATGTTGATCAGGTCACTCAATGTTCCCTGTCAGCTTTTCTCTAAAGCTGTTCTATTTTTCTAAGAACCATATTAATAGATGTAGCAGTCATCCATAAACATTGTTTATTGTCCTCTACATCAgtggtctccaactttcatcactattagagctactctgacaaaaggaaagaaaagatgAGCTACTTCAGTTTTACTtctatgactggcaacatttagaTTGTAGTTTACTTAGATCCCCACTCAGTGCGGTCATTtgctttatgctattttgtggtaatGTGTCATTAAATAGCGGCGTAATGTCTGAATTGAGCTAATTTTAAAATACTAAGCGTTGAagtaaatattctttgacccttgggagctactcaaaatcagggGGCAAGCTACTGGTAGCTTACGatctacctgttggagaccactGCTCTCTGTACCTCATACAGTGCATGGAAAGTATCCGCAGCGCTTcgctttttccacattttgttatgttacagccttattccaattgattaaattcattatttcttccctcaaaattctacacacaatTACCCATgatgacaacatgaaaaaaaaaaaaagttttgtaaaTGTGTTAAAAACAAAGAACTAAGAATTCAcatgtacataagtattcacagccgtTGCCATGAAGCTGAAAATTGATTTCAGGTGCATCCTGTTCCCATAGCTCATCCCTGAGATGTTCTACAGCTTAATTAGAAGCTCTCTGTGATAAATTCAGTAGATTG is drawn from Dunckerocampus dactyliophorus isolate RoL2022-P2 chromosome 12, RoL_Ddac_1.1, whole genome shotgun sequence and contains these coding sequences:
- the tp53i13 gene encoding tumor protein p53-inducible protein 13, which translates into the protein MPTHTVTVLAALSFCLGRCTVSEYQGSQCDNGKLFVERDLPLDAAYKGCPVSGWLDSIQRLPSVYTVYDPEPARQICMDKPISYRHSIPNSGAYRPVRAESGEYLYCPPQRWLNNLHHGAAVLLYHPCAAVSERLLVSVLATSCLPDYIISPHPQLSKSKPIALVSWGQTLELSTAASSDVCHWLQSTTTTSERIRGKYNLLLTQSSDQQRQKHTHGEEGQTEPKESLRQCCERIISLWLEAEKDSTLKDRNGEERRRESRKRQKRAAMRPKQNNVAMRTIQSNSSAQASSVLTKPKLKNIINKPENTSDHNNTHGPPTASPGHVAHSDPLHLRTATSLTMIQNQGFSAWPPNRLTSNMLGATHKTLLGVPETQRDWLEDGASSQVKGSLEQREPAKYGSTAQMLDNQVVDVRERQLEKGDRHSLKGQDESPPSEHSTAAAVNYLPNTHDCGSCVENQLCDCSKDPEGRATLVSNGLPRTPRSDEAVWAAAALGFLLVLLTLSVLHTRLYRHWRTMPSLYWHDARQDYDSVADVIRRRLQIAKRRRKRGRRQECALLPSSSSSEEHM